tgtaaattaagAAGATCAttgctttgatttgatttgatttgatttgggaAGAAAACCTAAGCatttgcagcaaacaagaaaaatctgGTAGAAAGAAGACACTACAGAGTGAACTTCAACAAGTCTGTAAAAAACTTAACAAAGTCTGTTTGTTAATGTGATCAGTGTGAGataaaaataataaagatattTTAACGCTTGTGCCTCGCACAGTGGGAATACTCTGTTTTAATAAGAAGTATGAACACTTTAGGCTGTGTTCTAAATAGTTTAATATCCTGCCCTGAACAAGCCTATACATAATTAGTTAGATTTGTTTCATATTCTTGCATTTAGAGTACCTAAACAAAACCTTGATCACACTCCTATGgcacaagaaacaaaattttatgaaaacaatcCAAAGTATACGGGAATCAGAATATACAATCATCATTCACCAGAACTCAAAAAAATCAAATCAGTAATGGAATTGAAGCCCAAACtgaaaaaatgtttattgtgtCATTGCTTCCACTTGGTTAAAGAATTTTTAGAAACAAGATTATAATGTGAAATTCATATATTTTGTTACCCATTGCATAACATGTGTAAGTATTAGGGACATGTGATGCGATCTAGATGACTATATATTTTTCAGTTATTGACACTTGTCATATCACTATTTTTGTTCATCTTGTAAATAGCAGTACAGCTCTGTCATTGATGTGTGAGTTCACTTTTAGTATATTTTGTGTATGTGATTTGGTGCTTGTTCATGTAAAAGTGTGTGTATGTAGGAATCCACAAAATTTTGTTTTGCATCACATATTTGTGCATCTAATAATATGCATGTAATTGATGAAACCCATATCACATATACAGTCAGTGATTGATTAATAAATAGATACAGAGAAAAGTATTCCAACAGTATCATCAATAAGATATGTAAATTGTATTTGTACTTCTCATTTCTGTGCAATATTGCAAAAACCATATGGCAGGTTGTAAAACAGGAGTGTGGGAGAAAGTAAAGCCTGTGTCTGACATAGAAGTAATTCATAGAGGCAACATAGAAAAATCCATAGGGATGTTGCTGatattttcaattaacattttTTATAATCAGCAGAGAAAACTGTATGTAAATGCACAGTGAATGAGGTGAAGGGACTTCTGCAGAAAGCTATCAGGAGCAAAATCAGACAGATGCTTGTAACCCTTATAACACACAGTGAAACGAAAACACAGTCAAGGAGATATAAACAGAAAGTTATTTTAGGGTTGATGCTATTTCTACAAGAAGACTCACAGATTGTTCAGTTATATAATTGCAGTCATGTGTCAGATACTAAATGAATCTGTACAACAAATTATTGTACCTGAGAGATAAAATATTCATTGTTCTGGATAAAGTCAAGCGCTGGCATGCTGGGCGGGAAAGTTAGAGCTGAGAGGActgtgagacggcgtcagccaattgcacactgaccAACTGCTCTACATAACGACAACACAATGGCAGTGCCATCTACAGGAAGAGGACACAGGCACCACGCCACCTGGCTGCAGTCCAGTTCACCCATTTCTGCAGCAGCATCAAGaataggcacttgtatagcagcaactgaagaactgtattacttctcttgtattacgaattgtatataATGAAGAGATTGCTTATGTTGCATgacgccctttgcttgtgacacatcattGTGAATAtctcagagttaagtattgtcatttattttctgtgaataacattcattaatacgatttgcttgaattgttgtctagtgatcctggaaagcaggtttcctaggacCCCATATTCACCGAataggcaccccatattcgacgaataggcaccccatattcgacgaataGGCAAGACACAACATTCATGTGTAAAGCCACATTTCAAGAAGTATAATAGATTCACTGTATTAAACTACCATTTAACAAGTTTTCCAATGTAGCAGAAAAGCTGATGTGAGGGAAAAATACTAATAacctgtttagattagattagattagattagattaattattcattccatagacccataaaagagggattcttcctgggtgtggaacatgtcatataaacacattacaaaaatgtaattagaaaaactggaGTTTcaataattttaatgatcctcagtcaataaaccgtaaaattatgtacatgaattaaatttaaacttctaatatttacaggtttaatacttacatctgctttcattaaatccatgattcagacatttgctagtttcttggctattacaaccaagtattgtcaataattaaagtaaattattcatttcagtgatcctcagttaagaacagtcagattatgtacaagatttaaaattaaacttccactaattacagacttaagacttacatctgctttccatacatccatcagtcacacagtaggtagttacttgactgttataaccaagtattgtcaaaaattaaagtataataaatttttattaaaatggtctacttcacttgttgagaaactaatggacggaatagaaggagttggccatcaaaaattcttttaaattatgtttaaattgtgccttgtctgaaattaaactcttaatagttgctggtaacttattgtaAATATGTGTTGCTgagtactggactcctcactgggcaagagtaagtgattttaaatctttatgtatattgttcttattcctagtattgatactgtgtaccaaGCAGCTAGTtgcaaaaagagatgtattatttacaacaaacttcattaaggaataaatatactgagaagctgtggttaatatgcccaattctttgaataggtttcgacatgattttgttggatttacactacacattacccttattatacgcttctgtactctaaaaattttttctctgtttgtggagttaccctaaaatatgataccatatgacataatggagtgaaaatgagcgaaatatgccagtttttttatatttatatctcctatgtctgacatcattcgcatttcaaatacagacttgtttaggtctttagcagttcattagtatgttgctcccaactgaatttattatcaagttgtaatcccaagaattttacactctcaacttctcctatttccatgtcatcatattttatacacacaccagaaggaaatctcttggatgttctgaactgcatatagtgggtttttcaaagtttactgacagtgaattggctatgaaccacttcttaatgtcagtaaaaatttgattagctgccctttctaaatttacatttgatttaatatttattgcaatgtttgtatcatctgcaaataagacatacttggcatctggtaatgtaacagatgactggTCACTAATATAcaaaagaaacagtagtggacctagtatggaatcttggggaacaccacatgtaatttcttcccagtcagatgatgtctgattgcctactgctaaCGTGTTATGTAATGACAGCTGAAATATTGTCAGTCAGTTTTATCATTCACCAAATATATTCtgcaatatttaaacagtaaagcgGCAGTAACTGGAATTTTATACAGCCAGTAAAAGATCTTTCTTCTAAACAAAGCCGACTTCTAAGGTCTAATTGGGATAATTTGGATGCAAATTAACCCATTAAGGACCAAGCATTAAAATAATGGAATTGTTAAAAAGATGTTCACATGACCTAATTGTGCACTAATACAGAcataaatacataaaaagaaacatACAGACTCTAATTAAAGTATAGCAAAATGTTGCACTGACGCAACTTTGGGACTCTAAGGAGGTTTATTTCAATGTCATATGAAATTCTTGAAAACAGTTTGAATGGAGATGCACATTACATTCTTTTTCATTTGTAAACTACTGTACTTTTACACAACCTACATCTTCTTCTTGCTTTGCCTTCCTCCTCTTATTACCCACACTACATCAtcataatgtatttcattcagaagAGGGCTTTTGGAAGGCTGCCCATAAGTTCATTTCTCTGTGGGTGGggttgcaatttctttatttccttaGTTCACGACTGCAGTATCTTTTCATTTCATTACGGTCGTACATAAGTATGATCGAAATTCGAGTTGTgacgaattttcattatttacacatTTGTGTATTTTCCATGAATTGACAATAACAATATCTGTGAAGTTGGTGAAGAGAAACCACCACCATTTCTTACCTCTTATTCGAAATCTACAATTAGCAATAGCAGTTTCATCCAAATCAACGCTACCCATGTCCTGAGTGTATTGAGACATTACCCAGGTCTGGGGCAGAGAAATATTTTTCTAGTCTTTCTGACTGTACCTTTTTGTATTGGAAAAAATCATCATAGTGTCGTAGTTGGTAACTTCTGTCAGCCTGAAACCGCTTTACCATAATGAATTCAGTTTTATCATTAAAATGAAAATGAAGTGCACCCCTGCCTTTTTTTCATGGTTGAGGTGGATTCCAAAGGGCAGTTTTTCAGAGTGGTTCTCACGAACAGTGCCACTTGCAAAAAGACCTTTTCGTTTAAAGTACAAAATAAAGAATAAGTAGAAACAAATTATGAAAATACATACAATGACGAGGTGGGTCATCAGAAACTCAAAGCAAATTTGTAACTACTTCACCCAAAGAAAACTCAGGTGTTTCATTGCCTGCCACCTTTACACAAAAAGGAATAAGTCTGTATAAGTAGCTACATGAACTGCATGAACATGACAATTTGAAGCCAAATATGACAGGTCTACCTATGATGAATATCATGCAGGAATGTCTTTCAAAATAAGAGACTATTTCTTAGTCAATAGGCAAATTATGTTCCAAACTGAAGACACATATGATAGATTATATCAAACACTTTTGCCGCTTTAGAAAACTTGTAAATTTTATCCTTCTCTTCATCCTCAGATAAATAGATGTTTTGTTTGACTGACAAGAATTTATTATGATTCATACGTTTTCTAACAGTTGGTGATCCTTTATCTTCATCTTTTGACCAGGACAGTTGCAGGTAATGTGTGATATCCTGAAAGAATCGTTACTTCTATAAAACGCTTTAGCAATGAAacagttatttgaaataaatggtgATTATTATCTTGTGTGTATATTATTTGCCTATTCAGTAACTTTTCGAGACACTTCTGAGTCAAAGCAAAGCGAAAAAATTTTCTAAGATGATAGACCCTGTATCTATTTTTTATATCTTCTGTCTTAGTTAGCACCTCTGCTGTTGGTGAAGAAGTGTATGTTGGTTGAACTCTCTCccattttggaacatattctttCATTTTTGTAGCATTTACACTAATTCGATTTCTTTTCTTAGCAGAAGAACTGGGTTTTGGCCCTAGGTCTTTATTTGCTTTGTGAAGTTCACTGTGTAGATGTATTTCAAATGTACCTGCAATATCAATTGCTTCCTCTTCTTCAGCAAGAtcatcatctgactggtttgacacagtccatcacgaattcctctcctgcaccaatGTATTCTTCCCAGAGCAGCATGTGCACCCCAAATCTTgatttgtttgctggatgtattccagtctgtcttcctcaATTTTCGTCCTCTACagcttacagctccctctagtaccatggaggttgcTCCCTAACGTCTtaacacacatcttactgttccatcccatcttcttgtcactgttttccatatgttcctttcttcgccaatttttcacagaatctcctcattcttcagtagcaccacatctcatttattcataataaataaaaataaagtgaaattCTGATCTTCAATAAAGCTCACAGTTATTGTTCCAGCTGTGAACACACCCTCTGTTACAAATGAAATTCAAACTGAAACTTAGTTGAGACGCAAAGTCCTTTTAGAATGATACACCAGTTATAAAAGCATGTGGTTTCTCAGTCGTCGCCCTAACTATTTTCAACTAATGTCCAGCACATAAACAGACCATACTGACTAAATACCTTTCAGACAAAGCCTGACAATAATAAACGGTTCGAGCAACAATGGAATAGCAATAAATTATTGTAGTAGAATAAAGCAGTTGTGTTACACAAATACTCACAAGTGCCAAAATTGTATAAATGCAACCTTATTGTACATTGTATAAAATAGTATAAATTTTAGTGTATGTCTAAACAATAATGTAATACGATATTAGAAGCTTTAAAGGAGTTCACTGAGTGAAATTCATTTAAAAATCATCTTGTGCTAattaggaaagaaaataaaaaattttctaatGAACTGCATGAATTTATCTGGAAGTTTCAGAATTCAGAGTGGTCAACATTATGTTCTCTAATCAATTACAAAGGCTTAAACTAATTATTTCAGATTTCCTCTTAATGTTTTTATAAAGAAATTCTAAATTAGTCCAACTCATTTAGAGTAAAAAAATTACGAATGATATGTTGTGTTAGCACAACttcaggctttaaagagttaagtCTTATTTAACACATAGTAAACTGTAAAAGTTACTTATAGTGATAGAATTCCAGCTTCGTCAGAGTGGGAAATAGTAACTACTGGAGTTCCACAAGGCACAGTACTGGATCCTTGATGTTCCTCATATATTATATATTCTATAATATACAGTTCCATATGACAGTATGAACAAGAGCTTAAcaatttaaacataactaacaatAAATTCAGCGTACTGCCATTTTCTAGATCTAACAAGAAGACAACCCTGGAGTGATGGATAAAATAAACACGTTGTATGTATTCTCTTTTAAAAACTGTTTGGTGTGTTTATATGGGGGCCTGTATATTTCCTctagcaaataaatgtcgatgttttgaaatgttgttttattTCTTAGTAGTCTGCCATATAAAATTCGTCAAGAATATCCATTTGAAGTGTACTTTAGGCATTACTAAAATTTGTCGTTGTTAGTGACTCTGTTCCATTACTCCAACTTCGGTATCGTATAGAATGTGACGTGATGTCCAATGTGAATACTCTCTGAAGCTGAAGTGACAGTCTAGTGTGAATCGGCCTTGCTACTACAAATGTAAGTagcattaataataaaattaaattgaacAAATAATGAGAAAAAACAACGTCTGAAGTTCCAAATTTGTTGAATGATATACACAGAAAGGAAACCATAACTTTTTttcaccacaataaaatattttacgcGTTTTTTCTGAGAGCAAAGCGCTCCTGGTGCGAGAAGCTGATAATACATAGAAAAAGCTGTCCAAAATGTATTTTCTACACAATGGATGCAGTTGAACTCTGTGATTGTTCCTTTATAGGTTGTAGAATAATACCACTACCAGTCAATAGAAGATGACATAAACTAAATCACCATCTATTGTCACTGGCAGCGGTTATTATTACACCCTGAAAAGCTGTCCTTCTATTACGAACAAACTATACTTTCTACCGTAAGTGTAAAATGAAAACACTGTTGGACGTTGCCAAGACACATATGATTCTTGCAGCCTGAAATGAAGTCTTGCGGCAGGTTATAAAATAATGAATATAGCACTATCGAAATGCATTGGGAAGAATTGCTACGTTCCGTTCGAGAGTCGACTTTTGATAATGCTTTGTTATGTGTGTCAACAAACAGAGCATGCAGATAGTATTTTGTCAGTTGTTTTAAATGGGAGGTAGTGTATTTAGGACGATTAAGTATATTTGCTGATCGTGTTTTTCTAATGTTTTTTACGATTTTTGCTAGTTTGATGTACTGGAAAATTGCCACGTCGCgtgaattttgaattaattaatttattcactGATTGAAAGATGTCAATCTATGCTGGTGGTGTGTCTCTCCAAGAAACTGCAGAAGTATTGACGAATCTTCGTATTGGGCAGGAGATGGAAGCAGTTGACGATTTCTATGATAGCAATACTAACACTATGTGCGGAGCATCACAAAAAGGTGATTCTATGCTACAGGGCAAATGTGATAACAGACACGAGCGCCCCAAGTTTAGTGCGAAAAAGGTCACGATAAATATTGCAGATGGTGCAAAGTGCAAAACTACGCGTGCAGGCGCAGTTAAAGATCTCATGAACTGTATAGCGTTTCAGAAAGAACCTGATGAATTCAATGACGACGAAAGAACTTCGCCAGATTTCTTGAGTACAGACACTTCGTCGGATGTAACAGATGTTACGCCACGTTCCACAACCAGTGGTTGTTCTTCGCTATCAAGATCAGAAGAAAGCAGGGAAAGCCGTAAAAAATTCACGGAGCATTCCCACAGTAGTGATGCTGAAAGAAAAGAGGAGAAGAAACCAGTACATACACTGAGGTTTTTGAGAGAAGTATTGGATAGTACAAACCCCGAGACAGTTGATCGAAATAATGGTGCAACACCTAAACGAAAACCTGTTATTTGTAAGAACATGACGTTTTCAAAGGATCAAGTAAGAAAAATTGATAGAGAGAACCAAATTTTACTAAGGAAGATAGAAGCAAATTTCAATAGACGCCCAAAATGTCCAACTACATCAGCACCACAGCGTCCTAGGCTTTCCAGTTCAGCTGTTAATAGACAAAGgtcacagaaaaaaattgcacAAGACAACTTAGTAAGTCATTCATAATACCACCTTACTACTTCATTTCAATTTCTGTCGGTTGTAGAAAGATGACGGAACTGTAATATATGTTTTCACTTGTTACTGAAGTACTCTGTTCAGAAGCAGAATTGGCAAATACGTGTGTAGCGTGATATTGCATTTAGTTAGATGCCTTTGGTGTTAATAATATGACTCACAGACTGCAAAAGTTACACAATAGATGTACTTGCAACTTGTCTTTTCAAGGTCAGTTTTTCGGGTACTAGTATTATGCAACATGAGATGTGTTATTACCCAGAGTATCTGCTGAGTTACATTGTGCATGAAGTGCATTTGCAGCAAGTGAGATTAGTTGGAATACAGTAGGCACATGATTACAAATAACCTGACATGCCATCAGTCTATGTTCATTCTTCTGTCATAATCTTATGGGGTGTTGTTCATTTCCCACATGCTTTCTGTTACACAAACGTCTCATTATGATGAAATGTTCAGAACAGATACCCGACTAGACATACTCATAATTACCAGGCAATTGTAGCCTAAGATACATGAATTCTGATTGTTGCACATGGGAAATAATATAGAATGTCCATAAAAAGGGATGAACCCGCTGAGTGTACAAAACTTATTTACTGTATTGTTTTGTTTCTCATTCTAAAGACTCATTTGATGCACCTCTCGAATGAATTAACTGGACCTTCAGTACTGCTACACCACTTCTCAGTGAGATTGACAACGTTCAGCCAAAACTAGGCCTCAGGCTATGCTGCAGAGCAGTATGTCACCAACCGAGATTTCATATCCACATTCACTAGCTTTGTCAGCCTTTAACCAAGTTTTCACTTTTCAACATAGCCTGTACCTTGGACTATGCTAcagttcagtctgtcacaagctgtgtgcccccccccctctccacccccccccccccccaaaaataccCTGTTTGTGCAGGTACTATGTCCTAAGTGTCGTCATTATGTTGTGGAATCAAACTGCTATCCAATAACTGTAGGTTCAGTTGTCCCCATCTTTCCATATTAGCCTATAGTGTATTTGTGTGAGTGGTTCAGGGCTTGTTGACCCTGCTGGCACCAAATATACATGCTGATACATGACATAACAATGTTAGAGCGTGTGATGTTGTGTGTGCCCAAATAGAGCTGGAACAGAATGTAACAAGTGTGGTAACATACTGATCAGTCCTAAGGTCTAAGATAGATAGAAAGTAAATATAATGTCATGATCACAACTGTAATTCTTGTGGTGGTGTCTATTTCACACATGTTGGATTTCAGTAAGTTGTTATGTCTACCATTTTCATGACATCATGGTTCAAAGTACACAAGTGGTATCAGTAAGTCTAACATTTTCCTCAACTCTGGGCATAATTACAACAAACTACACCCAGTTGTGCTGTTTCTTCTAGCCAAACCTTGTTCTCCTTCGACAGCACCTCCTCCCCTAAGCCCTATActtacttccattaccaaattaactattccttgatgccccacAGCATGTATTTTATCAACCCAGCACTTCTTTTAGTTACTTTGTGCTATAAATTTCTCGTTGATTTGTCACCTGTGGGAGAATTAtaaagtcatcagcaaatcccaaagaCTTTTTCTTAtcccaaaacttgaatttctttcccaagtttcttcttggtttcctttaatgaTTTCTCTGTTTACAGGTTGATTAACAACCCTATCCCACTACCTTTTCAGCTACtgattccctttcatatcctttgattcttataactgcagtctggcttTGGCACCAGTTGAATTAACTTTTTCGTTCCTGCATTTTAAAGTTGCTATGTTTCAGTCAATGTGGGCAGTCTTGCCTTCTTTTATTTTATCTCCTGCTATAATTGATAGGCTCTGTATTGCTTCACATGTTGCTACATTTCTACAAAACCcaaattgctccccccccccccccccccctccttttacatactattaaatgaaattttctacagaaaccaaactgacaccccccccccctccctaccc
This sequence is a window from Schistocerca serialis cubense isolate TAMUIC-IGC-003099 chromosome 7, iqSchSeri2.2, whole genome shotgun sequence. Protein-coding genes within it:
- the LOC126412631 gene encoding cilia- and flagella-associated protein 97-like, whose amino-acid sequence is MSIYAGGVSLQETAEVLTNLRIGQEMEAVDDFYDSNTNTMCGASQKGDSMLQGKCDNRHERPKFSAKKVTINIADGAKCKTTRAGAVKDLMNCIAFQKEPDEFNDDERTSPDFLSTDTSSDVTDVTPRSTTSGCSSLSRSEESRESRKKFTEHSHSSDAERKEEKKPVHTLRFLREVLDSTNPETVDRNNGATPKRKPVICKNMTFSKDQVRKIDRENQILLRKIEANFNRRPKCPTTSAPQRPRLSSSAVNRQRSQKKIAQDNLTLLKKIECVKSTISARVSVRKV